One window of the Thermus sp. LT1-2-5 genome contains the following:
- a CDS encoding 1,4-dihydroxy-6-naphthoate synthase, with protein MEALKLGYSPCPNDTFIFYALVHGEVPSPLPVEAVLEDVETLNRWALEGRLPLTKLSYAAYGRVRERYVALRSGGALGRGVGPLLVARKPLKSLEGARVAIPGRNTTAFLLLSLYAQGFHPVEVRYDRIMPLVAQGEVEAGLIIHESRFTYPQYGLVKLLDLGEWWEAETGLPLPLGAILARRDLGGDLIRALDEAVRQSLEYAFAHPERTLPYLKAHAQELSEEVIWAHVRTYVNPFSLDVGEEGEKAVERLFSLAEARGLIPPSSLPLFR; from the coding sequence ATGGAGGCCTTAAAGCTCGGCTACTCCCCCTGCCCCAACGACACCTTCATCTTCTACGCCCTGGTGCACGGCGAGGTGCCAAGCCCCTTGCCCGTGGAAGCGGTCTTGGAGGACGTGGAAACCCTAAACCGCTGGGCCCTAGAGGGAAGGCTTCCCCTCACCAAGCTCTCCTACGCCGCCTACGGCCGGGTGCGGGAGCGGTATGTGGCCCTGCGGAGCGGGGGGGCCTTGGGTCGGGGGGTAGGGCCCTTGCTGGTGGCCAGGAAACCGTTAAAGAGCCTGGAAGGGGCTCGGGTGGCCATCCCCGGGCGGAACACCACCGCCTTTTTGCTCCTTTCCCTTTACGCCCAGGGTTTCCACCCGGTGGAGGTGCGCTACGACCGGATCATGCCCCTGGTGGCCCAAGGCGAGGTGGAGGCGGGGCTCATCATCCACGAAAGCCGCTTCACCTACCCCCAGTACGGCCTGGTGAAACTTCTGGACCTGGGGGAGTGGTGGGAGGCCGAGACGGGCCTACCCCTCCCCCTGGGGGCCATCCTGGCCCGGCGGGACCTGGGGGGGGACCTCATCCGGGCCCTGGACGAGGCGGTGCGGCAGAGCCTGGAATACGCCTTCGCCCACCCCGAAAGAACCCTTCCCTACCTCAAGGCCCACGCCCAGGAGCTTTCCGAGGAGGTGATCTGGGCCCACGTGCGCACCTATGTGAACCCCTTTAGCCTGGACGTGGGGGAGGAGGGGGAAAAGGCGGTGGAGCGGCTCTTTTCCCTGGCGGAGGCCAGGGGGCTGATCCCGCCCTCCTCCTTGCCCCTTTTCCGGTAG
- the bshC gene encoding bacillithiol biosynthesis cysteine-adding enzyme BshC, with protein sequence METALLARLLGLPQGEEALKERLGRMAHPGLLEALRAYLKRLGAPPEPLAALEGLARGAVVTGQQAGLLGGPSLTFYKAHTALALAHGVGGSAVFWVASQDHDVEEVRHLHLLLDEEVRTLSLPLPPLPAGRIPLAAYREDLRAFLGPWAKDPRVAYALEGKTLSEFFARTLLAFLGERGLIPFDPMAEELAPLFLEALERELSDPLASAEAINREAERIRALGGKPPLRRKPGATNLFLETDARRLLFYEDGAFTDGVRRYTAKELWELARQDPSRLTPAAGLRPVFQDLVLPTAGFVVGPNEFRYVAELSRVYALYGLPMPALFLRLQGVVLEPPIRRILENYRLSPWAFVERGEEAFLEAVRGVLEDYRSLEEELRELLDRLEALQARAKALEPPLERPFRRFRVRLAGEGERLLRKLLRARMGKDAVLKGHLARLKRHLLPLGMPQERVYPFAMYALRHPEALARLAEAPPQGKATLVLG encoded by the coding sequence ATGGAAACCGCCCTCTTGGCCCGCCTCCTGGGCCTGCCCCAAGGGGAGGAGGCCCTGAAGGAACGCCTGGGCCGGATGGCCCACCCGGGCCTGCTCGAGGCTTTAAGGGCTTACCTGAAGCGCCTAGGGGCGCCCCCAGAACCCTTGGCCGCCTTGGAAGGGCTTGCCCGGGGGGCGGTGGTCACGGGGCAACAGGCGGGGCTTTTGGGCGGGCCTTCCCTCACCTTCTACAAGGCCCACACCGCCCTCGCCTTGGCGCACGGGGTAGGGGGGAGTGCGGTGTTCTGGGTGGCCTCCCAGGACCACGACGTGGAGGAGGTGCGCCACCTCCACCTCCTCCTGGACGAGGAGGTGAGGACCCTTTCCCTTCCCTTGCCCCCCTTGCCCGCAGGGCGCATCCCCTTGGCCGCCTACCGGGAGGACCTTAGGGCTTTCCTCGGGCCTTGGGCCAAGGACCCGCGGGTGGCTTACGCCCTGGAGGGGAAGACGCTTTCCGAGTTCTTCGCCCGCACCCTCCTGGCCTTTTTGGGGGAGCGAGGGCTCATCCCCTTTGACCCCATGGCCGAGGAGCTTGCCCCCCTTTTCCTGGAGGCCTTGGAGCGGGAGCTTTCCGACCCCCTGGCCAGCGCCGAGGCCATCAACCGGGAGGCGGAAAGGATCCGGGCCCTAGGGGGGAAGCCCCCCTTACGGCGCAAGCCCGGGGCCACCAACCTCTTTCTGGAAACCGATGCCCGCCGCCTCCTCTTCTACGAGGATGGGGCCTTCACCGATGGGGTGCGCCGCTACACGGCCAAGGAGCTCTGGGAGCTCGCGCGCCAAGACCCCTCCCGCCTCACCCCGGCTGCGGGGCTCAGGCCTGTCTTCCAAGACCTGGTCCTGCCCACGGCAGGTTTTGTGGTGGGGCCCAACGAGTTCCGCTATGTGGCGGAGCTTTCCCGGGTCTACGCCCTTTATGGCCTTCCCATGCCCGCCCTGTTTCTGAGGCTTCAGGGCGTGGTTCTGGAACCGCCTATCCGGCGCATACTGGAAAACTACCGCCTGTCCCCCTGGGCCTTTGTGGAGCGGGGAGAGGAGGCCTTTTTGGAAGCGGTCCGGGGTGTCTTGGAGGACTACCGTTCCTTGGAGGAGGAGCTTCGGGAGCTTCTGGACCGGCTGGAGGCCTTGCAGGCCCGGGCCAAGGCCCTGGAGCCCCCCCTGGAGCGCCCTTTCCGCCGCTTCCGGGTGCGGCTTGCGGGGGAGGGGGAAAGGCTCTTGCGCAAGCTCCTTAGGGCTCGCATGGGCAAGGATGCGGTGCTTAAGGGGCACCTCGCCCGGCTTAAACGCCACCTCCTGCCCTTGGGGATGCCCCAGGAGCGGGTTTACCCCTTCGCCATGTACGCCCTGCGCCACCCGGAGGCCTTGGCCCGCTTGGCGGAGGCCCCGCCCCAGGGTAAGGCCACCTTGGTCTTGGGCTAG
- a CDS encoding methylated-DNA--[protein]-cysteine S-methyltransferase, whose amino-acid sequence MLLSTPLGPLWLEVSPVGVVRLEAALFPRGKEARGPLAQKVEESLAAYFAGKRPDFLDIPLDYTGLSPARARLYERVRRIPYGKTTSYGALARELGLSPRAVGAALRACPFFLLVPAHRVIHQDGRLGGFAGQEGLKLWLLRFEEAL is encoded by the coding sequence GTGCTCCTTTCCACCCCCCTAGGCCCCCTTTGGCTGGAGGTTTCCCCCGTGGGGGTGGTCCGCCTCGAGGCCGCCCTTTTTCCCCGGGGGAAGGAGGCGCGAGGTCCCCTGGCGCAAAAAGTGGAGGAAAGCCTTGCCGCCTACTTTGCCGGGAAGCGCCCGGACTTTCTGGACATCCCCTTGGACTACACCGGGCTTTCCCCGGCCCGGGCCCGCCTTTACGAAAGGGTGCGCCGCATCCCCTACGGCAAGACCACGAGCTACGGGGCCCTGGCCCGCGAGCTTGGGCTTTCCCCCCGGGCGGTGGGGGCGGCGCTTCGGGCCTGTCCCTTCTTCCTTCTGGTGCCCGCCCACCGGGTCATCCACCAGGATGGGCGGCTTGGGGGCTTCGCCGGGCAGGAGGGGCTAAAGCTTTGGCTCCTCCGCTTCGAGGAAGCCCTTTAA
- the gmk gene encoding guanylate kinase: protein MRGRLFVMTGASGVGKGTVRAKVLERTRLFYSISMTTRPPRPGERDGVDYYFVDRPTFEALLNQDGFLEHAEYVGYLYGTPKAPVERALARGEDVLLEIEVQGALQVRKKVPEAVLIFLLPPSLSELKRRLVYRGKDSPEKIAKRLAQAEWEIQNAHLFDYVVVNDVLEEAVADFLAILTAERRRTDRMAWALNKALERDPDLESELEEILRRNHGGTGH from the coding sequence ATGCGGGGCCGCCTTTTCGTCATGACCGGGGCTAGCGGGGTGGGGAAGGGCACGGTGCGGGCTAAGGTGCTGGAGCGGACCCGCCTCTTCTACTCCATCTCCATGACCACCCGTCCACCCCGCCCTGGGGAGCGGGACGGGGTGGACTACTACTTCGTGGACCGCCCCACCTTTGAGGCGCTCCTGAACCAAGACGGCTTCCTGGAGCACGCCGAGTACGTGGGCTACCTCTACGGCACCCCCAAGGCCCCGGTGGAGCGGGCCCTGGCCCGGGGAGAGGATGTCCTTCTGGAGATCGAGGTGCAAGGGGCCTTGCAGGTGCGCAAGAAGGTGCCGGAGGCGGTCCTCATCTTCCTCCTTCCCCCATCCCTTTCCGAGCTCAAGCGCCGGTTGGTCTACCGGGGTAAGGATAGCCCCGAGAAGATCGCCAAGCGCTTGGCGCAGGCGGAGTGGGAGATCCAAAACGCCCACCTCTTCGACTACGTGGTAGTGAACGACGTTCTGGAGGAGGCGGTGGCGGATTTTTTGGCCATCCTCACCGCCGAACGGCGGCGTACCGACCGGATGGCCTGGGCCCTCAACAAGGCCCTGGAGCGGGACCCTGACCTGGAAAGCGAGCTGGAGGAAATCCTGAGGAGGAACCATGGCGGAACCGGGCATTGA
- a CDS encoding Crp/Fnr family transcriptional regulator produces MFQELPLEARREAARVFLPLRVRRGATLYALGDGVDGVYLVREGLLWLEGPRSATGEAASLGVVGPGGLLGEEALVGERQRTAGATALTYAELLFAKAEELAALRRFPEVEAFFLKALYRRLKATERELWAARHLSVGQRLARLLLDLAREGEVALSHQDLAHMVGATRETVTKLLGEWALKGLVDLGYRRVELQDKEALARLAEAL; encoded by the coding sequence ATGTTCCAGGAACTTCCCCTCGAGGCCCGGCGGGAGGCGGCCCGGGTCTTCCTGCCCCTCAGGGTGCGGCGGGGGGCCACCCTGTACGCCCTAGGGGATGGGGTGGATGGGGTCTACCTGGTGCGGGAAGGGCTTCTTTGGCTGGAGGGCCCCCGCTCGGCCACCGGGGAGGCGGCCAGCCTGGGGGTGGTGGGGCCAGGGGGGCTTCTGGGGGAGGAGGCCTTGGTGGGGGAGAGGCAGCGCACCGCCGGGGCCACGGCCCTCACCTACGCCGAGCTCCTCTTCGCCAAGGCCGAGGAGCTTGCGGCGCTAAGGCGTTTTCCGGAAGTGGAGGCCTTTTTCCTCAAGGCCCTGTACCGAAGGCTCAAGGCCACGGAACGGGAGCTTTGGGCAGCCCGCCACCTTTCCGTGGGCCAGCGCCTGGCCCGCCTCCTCTTGGATCTGGCCCGGGAAGGGGAGGTGGCCCTTTCCCACCAGGACCTGGCCCACATGGTGGGGGCCACCCGGGAAACGGTGACCAAGCTCCTGGGGGAGTGGGCCCTTAAGGGCTTGGTGGACCTGGGCTACCGCCGGGTGGAGCTTCAGGACAAGGAAGCCCTTGCCCGCTTGGCCGAGGCGCTATAG
- the rpoZ gene encoding DNA-directed RNA polymerase subunit omega: MAEPGIDKLLSMVDSKYRLTVVVAKRAQQLLRHRFKNTVLEPEERPKMRTLEGLFDDPNPVTWAMKELHTGRLVFGENLVPEDRLQKEMERLYPVEEEA, from the coding sequence ATGGCGGAACCGGGCATTGACAAGCTTCTGAGCATGGTGGATTCCAAGTATCGGCTCACCGTGGTGGTGGCCAAGCGGGCGCAGCAGCTTTTGCGCCACCGCTTTAAAAACACGGTGCTGGAGCCGGAGGAAAGGCCCAAGATGCGGACCCTCGAGGGCCTCTTCGACGACCCCAACCCCGTGACCTGGGCCATGAAGGAGCTCCACACCGGCCGCTTGGTGTTCGGGGAGAACCTGGTCCCCGAGGACCGCCTGCAGAAGGAGATGGAACGGCTCTATCCCGTGGAAGAGGAGGCCTAG
- a CDS encoding alpha-amylase family glycosyl hydrolase, translating to MAWYEGAFFYQIFPDRFFRAGPPGKPAPAGPLEPWETPPTLRGFKGGTLWGVAEKIPYLVELGVEAIYLNPIFTSTANHRYHTVDYFQVDPLLGGNAALRHLLEVAHAHGIRVILDGVFNHTGRGFFAFQHLLENGEHSPYRDWYHVRGFPLNAYGPNPNYEAWWGNPELPKLKVETPAVREYLLSVAEYWIRFGADGWRLDVPNEIQDPEFWRAFRRRVKGANPEAYLVGEIWEEADFWLQGDMFDATMNYPLSRAVLGFVGGEALDQELAGRSGLGRIEPLQALAFSHRLENLFARYRPEVVRAQMNLLTSHDTPRLLTLLRGSLERAKLALSLLFLLPGNPTVYYGEEIGMEGGHDPENRGGMVWAEAVWKRPLREAVRRLARLRREHPELRTAPYGRVYAVDGHLAFTRGPYLVVVNATPEPFRQDIPLHGALPRGAQAVDLLSGALCAPKGGRLCGPELPPFSVAVWTEV from the coding sequence GTGGCCTGGTACGAGGGCGCATTTTTCTATCAAATCTTCCCCGACCGCTTCTTTCGTGCAGGACCCCCGGGCAAACCCGCCCCCGCAGGGCCCCTGGAGCCCTGGGAAACCCCGCCCACCCTAAGGGGCTTCAAAGGGGGAACCCTTTGGGGGGTGGCGGAGAAGATCCCCTACCTGGTGGAGCTCGGGGTGGAGGCCATCTACCTCAACCCCATCTTCACCTCCACCGCCAACCACCGCTACCACACCGTGGACTATTTCCAGGTAGATCCCCTCCTGGGGGGGAACGCCGCGCTCCGCCACCTCCTGGAGGTGGCCCACGCCCACGGGATAAGGGTCATTCTGGACGGGGTCTTCAACCACACGGGCCGGGGCTTCTTCGCCTTCCAACACCTTTTGGAAAACGGGGAGCATAGCCCCTACCGGGACTGGTACCACGTACGGGGGTTCCCCTTAAACGCCTACGGCCCTAACCCCAACTATGAGGCTTGGTGGGGCAACCCCGAGCTCCCCAAGCTCAAGGTGGAAACCCCGGCGGTGCGGGAGTACCTCTTGTCCGTGGCCGAGTACTGGATCCGCTTTGGGGCCGATGGCTGGCGGCTGGACGTGCCCAACGAAATCCAGGACCCAGAGTTCTGGCGGGCCTTCCGCAGGCGGGTCAAGGGGGCGAACCCCGAGGCCTACCTGGTGGGGGAGATCTGGGAGGAGGCAGACTTTTGGCTCCAGGGGGACATGTTTGACGCCACCATGAACTACCCCTTGAGCAGGGCCGTTTTAGGCTTCGTGGGGGGGGAAGCCCTGGACCAGGAACTGGCGGGAAGAAGCGGCCTGGGCCGCATAGAACCCCTGCAAGCCCTGGCCTTTAGCCACCGCCTGGAAAACCTGTTTGCCCGCTACCGTCCCGAGGTGGTGCGGGCCCAGATGAACCTCCTCACCTCCCACGACACCCCCCGCCTGCTCACCCTCCTTAGGGGAAGCCTGGAGCGGGCCAAGCTCGCCCTTTCCCTCCTCTTCCTCCTCCCCGGCAACCCCACGGTCTACTACGGGGAGGAGATCGGCATGGAAGGCGGCCACGACCCGGAAAACCGGGGCGGCATGGTGTGGGCGGAAGCGGTTTGGAAAAGGCCCCTACGGGAGGCGGTGCGGCGGCTGGCCCGCCTGCGCCGGGAGCATCCTGAGCTGCGCACCGCCCCTTACGGGCGGGTCTACGCCGTGGACGGGCACCTGGCCTTCACCCGTGGGCCTTACCTGGTGGTGGTGAACGCCACCCCCGAGCCCTTCCGCCAGGACATTCCCCTGCACGGGGCTCTGCCCCGTGGGGCCCAGGCGGTGGACCTCCTCTCGGGCGCTCTTTGCGCCCCCAAGGGAGGACGGCTTTGCGGCCCCGAGCTCCCGCCTTTTTCCGTGGCGGTCTGGACCGAGGTTTAA
- a CDS encoding SpoIID/LytB domain-containing protein produces MLLPLLALFPTRGQGQDLLLRVLLQEVPPGQAVRLTLPSGEVRALAAGEGVVLEGRLGSSFDLEVPYFSLEGRPYRGGVRLLAQGGRLLVVNLVLLEDYLLGVLPGEMPEGFPLEALKAQAVLARTFAVNRLNPKAPYDLCASELCQVYLGFAAEKPKYAQAVSATRGQVLSYGGKAISALYHADSGGMTAGSEEVFQKALPYLRPRPDPYAKGPKSAWRVSVSKAAAEQALRALGYTPKGEEAPQVLERSPSGRAWRVRLMGVEVQGPEAQRLLRLMGLPSALAEFQGFWAVGRGAGHGVGLSQWGAKGMAEAGFDHREILGHYFPGTFLSELLLAGVP; encoded by the coding sequence ATGCTCCTTCCCCTGCTCGCCCTCTTCCCCACCCGGGGGCAGGGGCAGGACCTCCTCCTGCGGGTCCTCCTCCAAGAGGTGCCCCCGGGGCAGGCGGTACGCCTGACCCTCCCTTCCGGGGAGGTGCGCGCCTTGGCCGCCGGGGAAGGGGTGGTGCTGGAGGGGCGCCTTGGGTCCTCCTTTGACCTGGAGGTGCCCTACTTTAGCCTCGAGGGCCGCCCCTACCGGGGTGGGGTGCGGCTTTTGGCCCAGGGGGGAAGGCTTCTCGTGGTCAACCTGGTCCTCCTGGAGGACTACCTCCTGGGGGTTCTGCCCGGGGAGATGCCCGAGGGGTTTCCCCTGGAGGCCTTGAAGGCCCAGGCGGTCCTGGCCCGCACCTTCGCCGTGAACCGCCTGAACCCAAAGGCGCCCTACGACCTCTGCGCCAGCGAGCTTTGCCAGGTCTATCTGGGCTTTGCCGCCGAGAAGCCCAAGTACGCCCAGGCGGTGTCCGCCACCCGGGGCCAGGTCCTAAGCTACGGCGGTAAGGCCATCTCCGCCCTGTACCACGCCGACTCCGGGGGCATGACCGCAGGGAGCGAGGAGGTGTTCCAAAAGGCCCTCCCCTACCTCCGCCCCCGGCCCGACCCCTACGCCAAGGGGCCCAAGAGCGCCTGGCGGGTTTCCGTGTCCAAGGCGGCGGCGGAGCAGGCCCTCAGGGCCTTGGGCTACACCCCCAAAGGGGAGGAGGCCCCCCAGGTGTTGGAGCGTAGCCCCTCGGGCCGGGCTTGGCGGGTGCGCCTTATGGGGGTGGAGGTGCAAGGCCCAGAGGCCCAGCGCCTCCTCCGCCTCATGGGCCTCCCCTCGGCCCTGGCGGAGTTCCAGGGCTTTTGGGCGGTGGGCCGGGGGGCCGGGCACGGGGTGGGGCTTTCCCAGTGGGGGGCCAAGGGGATGGCGGAGGCGGGCTTTGACCACCGGGAGATCCTGGGCCACTACTTCCCCGGCACCTTCCTCTCCGAGCTTCTCTTGGCAGGGGTGCCCTAG
- a CDS encoding tetratricopeptide repeat protein: protein MPDELRLYLKERFGVLGPVSPGRFEAELAKRVGSPARREPVLKAWRAYLAGGGKEAVRSFYREVLQVPKGEALVYGMHLPFLEFYAKEVPSRVEGRVLEVGAFTGALVGYLQRKRPELSWNALDGVEEAVALGRKRVPEVAWHLGWAEAVDLPPFDTLLLLSVFPEGLVDQDLESRLEPEAFWKRFAFFERLPLFARLLKPGGLLVYGHGPFLGKSLEGVEEGLRRLGFQEVARVGEGEYFLVLARRPEAFAQVLAEEALWEEPALEPVAALAQGPDLARVRALLEAGQYAEVLSLLPEGVEGEAAYLRGKALFALSRFAEAEEALRRALSEEAEDLRALVLVELGEYARAQGRLEALAGRGGRYRLALGRVYLAQGRYADALRQFVESGLPEAELYVREALERITERMRRYAKEGEWAEVSRRAEFVEDLSPGLLTREMLRLGLRAALLQGLFARAERYARRLADLDEAEGFLGLALAALRLRTPLDHKGEDLKGVEPYLTEALARAEIPEALLLLGVLREREGRYREALYLLERAARHGEGEVAGLAYHHLAEVKRALRRPLKEVLGDHKRAHALRAYPAPYLFRLAQEALAGGEEVLARELLSRARDAGLAEVAEEDLKGLLSLLERLEGPWAAFHVLYQALGRTPEPPLELLALAYRLSRSFRESPEAEAVRGQYLAALYASGRVGEAEALLKAELSQNPQALEVLFDLAEHQEAQGNWRQAAEYWQKALEVTLYREKDLELARELLRNLLFLKPHDESLLLYLEELKAVARGLEALGEEAKPLPQSGEELLEEALPRFHGEHLLVVGGHTQLRSRLVPFLEGRGLKVDWFDADSAGVGKEALKRILNRLERAHGLMIVSSYVGHDLSEPVRQEAERLGIPVHIIPGRARGATGFLRALKGFAPELFKRALKGVQ, encoded by the coding sequence ATGCCCGACGAGCTAAGGCTCTACCTAAAGGAGCGCTTCGGCGTCTTGGGCCCGGTTTCCCCGGGGCGCTTTGAGGCGGAGCTGGCCAAGCGGGTGGGAAGCCCCGCCCGGCGGGAGCCCGTGCTCAAGGCCTGGCGCGCCTACTTGGCCGGAGGGGGCAAGGAGGCGGTGCGAAGTTTCTACCGGGAGGTGCTCCAGGTCCCCAAGGGGGAGGCCTTGGTCTACGGCATGCACCTTCCCTTCTTGGAGTTCTACGCCAAGGAGGTGCCTTCCCGGGTGGAGGGGCGGGTCTTGGAGGTGGGGGCGTTTACGGGGGCCTTGGTGGGCTACCTGCAAAGGAAGCGGCCCGAGCTTTCCTGGAACGCCCTGGACGGGGTGGAGGAGGCGGTGGCCCTGGGGCGGAAGCGGGTACCCGAGGTGGCGTGGCACCTGGGGTGGGCGGAGGCGGTGGACCTCCCCCCCTTTGACACCCTTTTGCTCCTCTCCGTCTTCCCCGAAGGGCTGGTGGACCAGGACTTGGAGAGCCGCCTGGAGCCCGAGGCCTTTTGGAAGCGCTTCGCCTTCTTTGAGCGCCTGCCCCTTTTCGCTAGGCTTCTGAAGCCAGGGGGGCTTCTCGTCTACGGCCACGGGCCCTTTTTGGGCAAAAGCCTCGAGGGGGTGGAGGAGGGCCTGAGGCGGCTCGGCTTCCAGGAGGTGGCGCGGGTGGGGGAAGGGGAGTACTTCCTGGTCCTTGCCCGCAGGCCCGAGGCCTTTGCCCAGGTCCTGGCGGAGGAGGCCCTTTGGGAGGAGCCCGCCTTGGAGCCGGTGGCGGCCTTGGCGCAAGGGCCTGACCTGGCCCGGGTGCGGGCGCTTTTGGAGGCGGGGCAGTACGCCGAGGTCCTTTCCCTCCTACCTGAGGGGGTGGAGGGGGAGGCGGCCTACCTTCGGGGGAAGGCCCTTTTCGCCCTCTCCCGCTTCGCCGAGGCGGAGGAGGCCTTGCGGCGGGCCCTTTCCGAGGAGGCGGAGGACCTTAGGGCCTTGGTGTTGGTGGAGCTTGGGGAGTACGCCCGGGCCCAGGGACGCCTCGAGGCCTTGGCGGGGCGGGGCGGGCGGTACCGCTTGGCCTTGGGCCGGGTTTACCTGGCCCAGGGGCGGTACGCCGACGCCTTGAGGCAGTTCGTGGAATCGGGCCTGCCCGAGGCAGAGCTGTACGTGCGGGAGGCCCTGGAGCGCATCACCGAGCGCATGCGCCGCTACGCCAAGGAGGGGGAGTGGGCGGAGGTGAGCCGCCGGGCGGAGTTCGTGGAAGACCTCTCCCCGGGCCTCCTCACCCGGGAGATGCTCCGGCTGGGCCTGAGGGCGGCCCTTCTTCAGGGCCTCTTTGCCCGGGCGGAGCGCTACGCACGGCGGCTTGCGGACCTGGACGAGGCGGAGGGGTTTTTGGGACTGGCCTTGGCCGCCTTGCGCCTGCGCACCCCCTTGGACCATAAGGGGGAGGACCTCAAGGGGGTGGAGCCGTACCTCACGGAGGCTTTGGCCCGGGCGGAGATCCCGGAAGCCCTCCTGCTTTTGGGCGTATTGCGGGAGCGGGAAGGGCGCTACCGCGAAGCCCTTTACCTCTTGGAGCGGGCGGCCCGGCACGGGGAGGGGGAGGTGGCGGGGCTTGCGTACCACCACCTGGCGGAGGTGAAGCGGGCCCTGCGGCGCCCCCTTAAGGAGGTGCTGGGGGACCACAAACGGGCCCACGCCCTGAGGGCCTACCCTGCCCCTTACCTGTTCCGCCTGGCCCAGGAGGCCCTGGCGGGGGGGGAGGAGGTCTTGGCCCGGGAGCTCCTCTCCCGGGCCCGGGACGCCGGCCTCGCCGAGGTGGCGGAGGAGGACCTAAAAGGGCTTCTTTCCCTCCTGGAACGGCTAGAAGGCCCCTGGGCCGCCTTCCACGTCCTCTACCAGGCCTTAGGCCGCACCCCCGAGCCCCCCTTGGAGCTTTTGGCCTTGGCCTACCGCCTTTCCCGCTCCTTCCGGGAAAGCCCGGAGGCGGAGGCGGTGCGGGGGCAGTACCTGGCGGCCCTTTACGCCTCGGGGCGGGTGGGGGAGGCGGAGGCGCTGTTAAAGGCGGAGCTGAGCCAAAATCCCCAGGCCCTGGAGGTCCTCTTTGACCTGGCGGAGCACCAGGAGGCCCAGGGGAACTGGCGCCAGGCGGCGGAGTACTGGCAGAAGGCCCTGGAGGTGACCCTCTACCGGGAGAAGGACCTAGAGCTTGCCCGGGAGCTTCTCAGGAACCTGCTCTTCCTGAAACCCCACGACGAAAGCCTCCTCCTCTACCTGGAGGAGCTCAAGGCGGTGGCCCGGGGCCTCGAGGCCTTGGGAGAAGAGGCCAAGCCCCTGCCCCAAAGCGGGGAGGAGCTTCTGGAGGAGGCGCTTCCTCGCTTCCACGGGGAGCACCTTTTGGTGGTGGGGGGGCACACGCAACTCCGAAGCCGCCTGGTGCCCTTCCTGGAAGGCCGGGGGCTCAAGGTGGACTGGTTCGATGCGGATAGCGCCGGGGTAGGGAAGGAGGCCCTAAAGCGCATCCTGAACCGCTTGGAGCGGGCCCACGGCCTCATGATCGTCTCTAGCTACGTGGGGCACGACCTCTCCGAGCCGGTGCGCCAGGAGGCGGAGCGCCTGGGCATCCCGGTCCACATCATCCCCGGGCGGGCCCGGGGGGCCACGGGCTTTCTCCGGGCCCTTAAGGGCTTCGCCCCCGAACTCTTCAAGCGGGCCCTCAAGGGGGTACAGTAA